A genomic window from Alkalihalobacillus sp. AL-G includes:
- the gcvPA gene encoding aminomethyl-transferring glycine dehydrogenase subunit GcvPA encodes MNHRYLPMTDQDQKEMLAEIGIDSIDELFQDIPENVRFKGDLNITKGIREPELMAKMSKLAGKNVNTKEYASFLGAGVYDHYIPSIVNHVISRSEFYTAYTPYQPEISQGELQAIFEYQTMISELTGMEVANSSMYDGQTALAEAAFLSAAHTRKTKIVVSKSIHPEALSVLHTYAKGPNLEVVEVEASNGTTDLDGLRAAVDGDTACVIVQYPNFFGQIEPLKEIEEIVHEEKAMFVVSSNPISLGTLQPPGKFNADIVIGDAQPFGIPASFGGPHCGYFATTKKLMRKVPGRLIGQTKDEEGKRGFVLTLQAREQHIRRDKATSNICSNQALNALAASVAMTAIGKKGVKEMSMQNLQKAHYAKQQLKAKGLDVVFDGPFFNELVVKVTKSVKDVNNALLEKGFIGGYDLGQYYPELESHMLIAVTEQRTKEEIDTFVNELGGVQ; translated from the coding sequence GTGAACCATCGTTACTTACCTATGACAGATCAAGACCAGAAGGAAATGCTTGCGGAAATCGGTATTGATTCGATAGATGAATTGTTCCAGGATATTCCGGAAAATGTGCGTTTTAAAGGTGATCTGAATATAACAAAAGGAATCCGTGAGCCAGAGCTTATGGCGAAGATGAGCAAGCTCGCTGGTAAAAATGTGAATACGAAAGAATACGCGTCCTTTTTAGGAGCAGGCGTTTATGACCATTACATTCCTTCAATCGTTAACCATGTCATTTCACGATCTGAATTTTACACAGCATATACACCTTACCAGCCGGAAATTTCGCAGGGTGAACTGCAAGCGATTTTTGAATACCAAACGATGATCAGTGAGTTGACAGGGATGGAAGTAGCGAACTCCTCTATGTATGACGGTCAAACTGCACTTGCTGAAGCTGCTTTCTTAAGTGCAGCTCATACACGTAAAACGAAAATCGTTGTATCGAAAAGTATCCACCCAGAAGCATTGAGTGTTCTCCATACGTATGCGAAAGGTCCGAACCTTGAAGTAGTTGAAGTCGAAGCTTCAAATGGAACAACGGATCTCGATGGACTAAGAGCAGCTGTCGATGGCGATACAGCATGTGTCATCGTTCAATATCCGAATTTCTTCGGGCAAATTGAACCATTAAAGGAAATTGAAGAAATCGTTCATGAGGAAAAAGCGATGTTTGTCGTATCCAGTAACCCGATATCACTTGGAACGCTTCAACCGCCAGGAAAGTTCAATGCAGACATCGTTATCGGTGATGCCCAGCCATTTGGAATTCCTGCGTCATTCGGTGGGCCACACTGTGGATACTTTGCAACGACGAAAAAATTGATGCGTAAGGTTCCTGGTCGTCTTATCGGACAAACGAAGGATGAAGAAGGAAAACGCGGCTTTGTTTTAACGCTACAAGCACGTGAACAGCATATCCGCCGTGATAAAGCCACTTCCAACATCTGTTCCAACCAAGCTCTGAATGCCCTCGCAGCTTCGGTTGCAATGACGGCAATCGGTAAAAAAGGCGTTAAGGAAATGTCGATGCAAAATCTACAAAAAGCGCATTATGCGAAGCAGCAGCTTAAAGCGAAGGGCTTGGACGTTGTGTTTGACGGACCTTTCTTCAATGAGCTTGTCGTAAAAGTTACGAAGTCGGTAAAGGACGTCAACAATGCCCTTCTTGAAAAAGGATTCATCGGGGGATATGACCTTGGACAATATTATCCTGAGCTTGAAAGTCATATGCTGATTGCGGTAACCGAACAACGTACGAAAGAAGAAATCGACACATTTGTCAATGAATTGGGGGGAGTCCAATGA
- the gcvT gene encoding glycine cleavage system aminomethyltransferase GcvT, with protein sequence MSSLKRTPLFELYKDYGAKVIDFGGWELPVQFSSIKEEHEAVRTKAGLFDVSHMGEITITGSDALDYLQYVLTNDVSKLKDGAAQYTAMCYEDGGTVDDLLVYKHGEGDYLLVVNASNIEKDYDWLLKNQKGNIEIENISSKVAQLALQGPVAEKVLQKLTDYDLSEIGFFKFADDVEIAGTKALVSRTGYTGEDGFEIYCDSKDATTLWKEILGAGEVEGTLPIGLGARDTLRFEARLALYGQELTAEISPLEAGIGFAVKLKKEADFIGKEALKQQKEEGLKRKLVGIEMIEKGIPRTHYEVFKNDEKIGEVTTGTQSPTLKKNLGLALIDSNYTEVGTEVEVQVRKKRLKAEVVKSPFYKR encoded by the coding sequence ATGTCGTCCTTAAAGCGAACACCACTTTTTGAACTGTACAAGGATTATGGTGCAAAAGTGATCGATTTCGGTGGATGGGAACTTCCAGTACAATTTTCCAGTATTAAAGAGGAACATGAGGCTGTTCGTACAAAAGCGGGATTGTTCGATGTGTCTCATATGGGAGAAATCACAATAACAGGTTCAGATGCACTTGATTACTTGCAGTATGTTCTTACCAATGACGTTTCCAAATTGAAGGATGGAGCAGCACAATACACAGCTATGTGTTATGAGGATGGCGGTACGGTCGACGATCTCCTCGTTTATAAGCACGGAGAAGGGGATTATCTTCTCGTTGTGAATGCATCTAATATCGAAAAAGATTATGATTGGCTTTTGAAAAACCAAAAAGGCAATATCGAGATCGAAAATATTTCCAGTAAAGTTGCCCAGCTCGCCTTACAAGGACCTGTAGCTGAAAAGGTACTTCAAAAGTTAACAGACTATGACCTTTCTGAAATCGGTTTTTTCAAATTTGCAGATGATGTTGAAATTGCTGGTACAAAAGCTCTCGTTTCCCGTACAGGATACACTGGGGAAGATGGTTTCGAAATCTACTGTGACAGCAAGGATGCAACGACACTCTGGAAAGAGATCCTCGGAGCTGGTGAAGTAGAAGGGACACTTCCAATCGGATTAGGTGCAAGAGACACGTTACGATTTGAAGCAAGGTTAGCCCTATACGGTCAAGAGCTGACTGCAGAAATCTCTCCGCTCGAAGCTGGAATCGGATTTGCTGTCAAGCTGAAAAAAGAAGCGGATTTTATCGGAAAAGAAGCGTTGAAGCAGCAAAAAGAAGAAGGCTTAAAACGTAAGCTCGTCGGAATCGAAATGATTGAGAAGGGTATTCCACGTACACATTATGAAGTGTTCAAAAATGACGAGAAAATCGGAGAGGTCACTACAGGTACCCAGTCTCCTACATTAAAGAAAAACTTGGGACTTGCTTTAATCGACTCGAACTATACGGAAGTTGGTACAGAAGTAGAAGTACAGGTCCGTAAAAAACGCCTAAAGGCGGAAGTCGTCAAGTCACCTTTCTATAAACGTTAA
- a CDS encoding DEAD/DEAH box helicase: MTLKILHDQNWSDGFLKRIEEDGPWANWELYKLALEAEKSVCIPDFLGLQAPRHIPHVQILPHQLEVARTVIEDMNGKGILADEVGLGKTIEAGLITKEYMIRGLAKKILILVPASLVLQWTHELTTKFLIPAVPQKKSYVWEQFDVVVSSIDTAKRSPHREIVLNQDYDLIIIDEAHKLKNKKTKNYEFVQHLKKKYCLLLTATPIQNKIEEVFNLVSLLKPGHLGNEEYFDDAYRSGRYNVQNEEKLKQLINKVMVRNRREDTGLKWPKRFVKTVPITLSPTERELYESITDVKNESSLVSQHAFSTITLQREVCSSREAAFLTLKAMAEKDDVNPSLQELALSLMRKIENVDRNSKAEKALELIQSIDGKVIIFTEYRATQLYLQWYLQQHGISSVPFRGGFKRSKKDWMTQLFKNHAKVLIATEAGGEGINLQFCQHIINYDLPWNPMRIEQRIGRVHRIGQEQDVHIYNFATENTIEEHILRLLYEKINLFESVIGNLDEILTRVGMKNIEQHIRQIFYESDSDGEIRIKMDNLTSILNDYGDEGDSYASERHS; encoded by the coding sequence ATGACTCTTAAAATACTCCATGATCAAAACTGGTCGGATGGATTCCTTAAACGAATTGAAGAGGATGGACCCTGGGCGAATTGGGAGCTTTATAAACTAGCACTCGAAGCCGAAAAAAGTGTATGCATTCCTGATTTTCTTGGGTTACAGGCTCCAAGGCATATTCCACATGTCCAAATACTTCCTCATCAGCTTGAAGTTGCCAGGACAGTGATTGAGGACATGAACGGTAAAGGCATTCTTGCTGATGAGGTGGGACTTGGGAAAACGATCGAGGCCGGCTTGATCACGAAGGAGTACATGATTCGTGGACTGGCAAAGAAGATTTTGATCTTAGTTCCCGCTTCCCTTGTACTTCAATGGACACATGAATTGACAACTAAATTTCTGATACCAGCGGTCCCACAGAAAAAATCTTATGTTTGGGAACAGTTTGATGTGGTTGTCTCATCGATCGACACAGCTAAAAGAAGTCCGCATCGTGAAATCGTATTGAATCAGGACTATGATCTTATCATTATTGATGAAGCCCATAAACTTAAAAATAAAAAAACGAAAAACTACGAATTTGTTCAGCACTTAAAGAAAAAGTACTGTTTGCTATTAACCGCTACCCCGATCCAAAACAAAATAGAAGAAGTGTTTAATCTCGTATCATTACTGAAGCCTGGACATTTAGGTAACGAAGAATATTTTGATGATGCCTACCGTTCCGGTCGCTATAACGTCCAAAATGAAGAAAAGCTGAAGCAGTTGATCAACAAGGTGATGGTGCGTAACCGACGTGAAGACACTGGATTAAAGTGGCCGAAACGATTTGTGAAAACGGTCCCTATTACACTTTCACCAACAGAACGGGAACTCTATGAATCCATTACAGATGTAAAAAACGAAAGCTCACTCGTTTCTCAACATGCCTTTTCAACGATTACGTTACAACGGGAAGTTTGCAGTAGTCGAGAGGCGGCTTTTCTCACTTTGAAGGCGATGGCCGAGAAGGATGATGTAAATCCATCCTTACAGGAACTAGCTCTTTCATTGATGAGAAAAATCGAAAATGTCGATCGCAACTCGAAAGCTGAGAAAGCGCTTGAACTGATTCAAAGCATTGATGGCAAGGTGATCATCTTTACTGAATATCGTGCAACACAACTCTATTTACAATGGTATTTACAGCAGCACGGGATTAGTTCTGTTCCATTTCGCGGTGGTTTTAAACGAAGCAAAAAGGATTGGATGACTCAGCTTTTCAAAAATCATGCGAAGGTCCTGATCGCTACCGAAGCAGGTGGTGAAGGGATTAACCTGCAATTTTGCCAACACATTATCAATTACGACCTCCCATGGAACCCGATGCGGATAGAACAAAGAATAGGTCGTGTTCACAGAATCGGTCAAGAACAGGATGTACACATTTACAATTTTGCAACGGAAAATACGATTGAAGAACACATTCTCCGCCTTTTATATGAAAAAATCAATCTCTTTGAAAGTGTCATTGGTAATTTGGATGAGATTTTAACAAGAGTTGGCATGAAAAATATTGAACAACATATTCGGCAAATTTTTTACGAATCAGATTCAGATGGAGAAATCCGGATTAAGATGGATAATCTGACTTCCATATTGAACGATTATGGCGATGAGGGGGATTCGTATGCTTCAGAACGACATTCATAA
- a CDS encoding YqhG family protein translates to MLQNDIHNFLDQYFTANECEILERGEDLLHVRLSIELDKLLMNRPFYWHYLEKTGGTPNPMDLKLRTQQSEESAKDGEFIHFGSPRLHQIFESCQQLAPYIRLFEQVEQKPGAFIPLIPWLGLNIKVSYQCDRKKDYLYSIGLNLINGQMKEQFQTSLDSFSLTPKIPDYCYTMSPLIKPVSGIKRVEKYLDNLIEQDDPQWAVDARKRWQEDDDLLEHFYQEVEEKPEVYYVEKRALKELYEPKVCVKVINGGMFYLSNS, encoded by the coding sequence ATGCTTCAGAACGACATTCATAATTTTTTAGATCAATACTTTACAGCAAACGAATGCGAGATCCTTGAAAGAGGCGAGGACCTCCTTCATGTTCGCTTATCGATCGAGCTTGATAAACTTTTAATGAACCGTCCATTTTACTGGCACTACTTAGAGAAAACGGGCGGAACACCGAATCCGATGGACCTGAAGCTTAGAACCCAACAATCGGAGGAATCTGCAAAAGACGGAGAATTTATCCACTTTGGCTCACCAAGACTACATCAGATTTTTGAATCATGTCAGCAACTAGCACCATATATCCGATTATTTGAGCAGGTTGAACAAAAGCCAGGCGCATTTATTCCGCTCATTCCGTGGCTCGGTTTAAACATTAAGGTTTCCTATCAATGCGACCGTAAAAAGGATTACCTATATTCCATTGGATTGAACCTCATAAATGGCCAAATGAAGGAACAATTTCAAACCTCTTTAGATTCTTTTTCACTTACACCAAAAATTCCGGATTATTGCTATACGATGAGCCCCCTTATTAAACCGGTAAGTGGAATCAAGCGGGTCGAGAAATATCTCGATAACCTAATTGAACAAGATGATCCTCAATGGGCAGTGGATGCGAGAAAACGCTGGCAGGAAGATGATGATTTATTAGAGCATTTTTATCAAGAGGTTGAAGAAAAGCCTGAGGTTTACTATGTGGAAAAGAGAGCGTTAAAAGAGTTGTATGAACCAAAAGTTTGCGTCAAGGTCATAAACGGAGGAATGTTCTACCTATCCAATAGTTGA
- a CDS encoding YitT family protein: MYKTYGLITFGGLLQGMAMGLFLFPHSIPSGGAAGIAVLLNFWFSLPLGFALWLVNFTLLVAAIKGLGNASTIGTMYAITITSLSVDFFSFDMYRPYSNEWIDLIFGVILLGIGVGILMRQQVSNGGMGVLALIIAKHRNHPPGKALFWMNGSIFIFTASIIDWSIVVQAVMCQWLSTRIVDVVYNLPPSPQVFPTMILRRK, translated from the coding sequence ATGTACAAAACATATGGGTTGATCACATTCGGGGGACTTCTTCAGGGAATGGCGATGGGGCTGTTTTTATTTCCACATAGTATCCCTTCTGGAGGGGCTGCCGGTATTGCTGTACTACTGAATTTTTGGTTTAGTCTTCCTTTGGGGTTTGCACTTTGGCTCGTCAACTTCACTTTACTTGTTGCAGCCATTAAAGGACTTGGTAATGCGAGTACTATTGGTACAATGTATGCAATAACAATCACCTCTTTATCAGTGGATTTTTTTAGTTTTGACATGTACAGGCCTTATTCGAATGAATGGATCGATCTGATTTTCGGAGTAATTTTGTTAGGAATCGGTGTAGGTATTCTAATGCGGCAACAGGTTTCTAATGGCGGTATGGGTGTTCTTGCTTTAATCATCGCTAAACACCGCAACCACCCTCCTGGAAAGGCTTTGTTTTGGATGAACGGGTCTATATTCATATTTACAGCCTCGATCATTGATTGGAGCATTGTCGTCCAAGCCGTAATGTGCCAGTGGCTTTCCACACGAATTGTTGATGTAGTCTATAATCTTCCACCTTCACCTCAGGTATTTCCAACCATGATTTTACGACGAAAATAA
- a CDS encoding tripartite tricarboxylate transporter substrate binding protein — MLNSKHFAITLYLVFVTVLISGCSSTQNSSDGYPEKPIQIIVAYSPGGATDTQARIIAEYAQEYLGQELAVVNKPGGGGQVGWNYFSSVDPDGYTLTAYNLPHVITQPLVGDTSYELDTFEPIVNWGKDPTVFAVPQDSEITDLQDLIDKARQSPDQITVGHSGKFVGQHMAILLLEHSANIQLKDIPFKGSAEGIASMLGNHTDVMSGNLSDLYRLGDQVRLLAIATEERHPFVPDLPTFGELGHTKVVMSTDRGIAAREGTPDKIIKKLEKAFMELLQDEEFLADMKKSGADMLILDRENVLTEFEIRHEQYQKLLESIGIK; from the coding sequence ATGTTAAATTCGAAACATTTTGCTATTACCCTTTATCTTGTATTCGTAACAGTTCTCATTTCCGGCTGTTCCTCTACACAAAACTCTTCTGATGGATATCCGGAAAAGCCGATCCAAATCATTGTTGCCTATTCACCTGGAGGTGCAACAGACACCCAAGCAAGAATAATCGCCGAATATGCACAAGAATACTTAGGGCAAGAATTAGCGGTTGTGAATAAGCCTGGGGGAGGCGGCCAGGTTGGTTGGAATTACTTCTCATCTGTAGATCCCGATGGATATACGTTAACCGCTTATAACTTGCCGCATGTTATCACACAACCGTTAGTCGGGGACACTTCTTATGAATTGGATACGTTTGAACCAATTGTAAACTGGGGAAAGGATCCTACTGTTTTTGCAGTCCCGCAAGATAGTGAAATTACTGATTTACAGGATTTGATTGATAAAGCCAGACAATCCCCTGATCAAATTACGGTCGGTCATTCAGGTAAATTCGTTGGCCAGCATATGGCAATATTACTTCTTGAACACTCAGCAAACATTCAATTGAAAGATATACCTTTTAAAGGTTCAGCCGAGGGTATCGCATCAATGTTGGGTAACCATACAGATGTTATGTCCGGAAACCTTTCTGATTTATATCGCCTAGGAGATCAAGTAAGATTGTTGGCGATCGCAACCGAAGAACGGCATCCGTTTGTCCCTGACCTTCCGACTTTTGGGGAATTGGGTCATACAAAAGTGGTGATGAGTACAGATAGGGGAATTGCAGCTAGAGAAGGAACCCCTGACAAAATTATAAAAAAGCTTGAAAAAGCGTTTATGGAACTCCTTCAAGATGAGGAATTTTTAGCAGATATGAAAAAGTCGGGGGCAGATATGCTGATATTAGACCGCGAAAATGTATTGACAGAGTTTGAAATACGTCATGAACAATATCAAAAGTTACTTGAGTCGATCGGCATCAAATAA
- a CDS encoding tripartite tricarboxylate transporter permease, producing MEVFFQLIEFHHLLILVFGVLLGIIVGALPGLTPTMGVALCIPFTFSLPAVDGLLLLGGIFCGSVYGGSIPAIMFNVPGAPASVATTFDGHPMAKQGKARKALELATISSCIGGVFGMLMLIFFAPIFVQFSLKFGPSENFWIAIFGITVIAAISEGSITKELLGGGIGILLSFIGISSFTGLPRMTFGIESLMGGLHVVAVLIGLFAFPQALRLVSDLSKKGEKPVPHYSSSKSTIRESFSEIIKKPKSVTIGSAVGSIIGVIPGAGGNIASILAYNEVKRFSKNKDHFGKGNKDGIIASESANNAMVGGSLIPLLTLGIPGSPTAAIFLGGLLIHGIWPGRSLFLDNAPVVYTFFLGMIVAQILLLIIGLGLIRYLIKLNRIPAYFLAPIIMAFCIIGAYATQNNLFDIYTMVFLGVLIYLLQKFGFSPAPIALGFILGPIAEIGLLQGLRVGEASGSPLLFFFTGTWNVVLIGLISITVAYSIWQIYKKRSTIEKENRKAFSFSNLLSVRGLSWMFIVITTTIGLWYVWELDFEQGIFPKITVALMLLLAVIHYLQYPFRSKKVLQNQKRHIEASRIIFLAFLCVISLITNIVGFYIQVLVLMISVPLYVYRQRNKKAHSFPKIMIVSISFTVFMYIIFSGVVKVPLPAGLSLLISDLLIK from the coding sequence GTGGAGGTTTTTTTTCAGCTTATTGAATTTCATCATTTACTCATATTGGTTTTCGGTGTTTTGTTAGGTATCATTGTTGGGGCGCTTCCTGGATTGACACCAACGATGGGTGTAGCTTTGTGTATTCCGTTCACGTTTTCACTTCCTGCTGTCGATGGTCTTTTGCTCTTGGGCGGGATCTTTTGCGGAAGTGTATATGGTGGTTCAATCCCTGCGATCATGTTCAATGTACCTGGTGCACCTGCATCTGTTGCAACTACCTTCGATGGTCATCCAATGGCGAAACAAGGTAAAGCAAGAAAAGCTTTGGAACTGGCGACTATATCCTCCTGTATCGGGGGGGTGTTCGGCATGCTAATGTTAATCTTTTTCGCTCCCATATTCGTACAATTTTCACTAAAATTTGGACCATCAGAAAATTTTTGGATCGCCATCTTCGGAATAACAGTGATTGCAGCTATTTCAGAAGGCTCCATCACGAAAGAGTTGTTGGGAGGTGGTATCGGGATATTACTATCCTTTATTGGAATCAGTTCCTTCACTGGTCTGCCACGAATGACATTCGGTATTGAATCCCTAATGGGAGGACTGCATGTTGTTGCGGTATTGATCGGTCTGTTCGCGTTTCCCCAAGCATTAAGATTGGTTTCCGACCTTTCAAAAAAAGGGGAGAAGCCTGTCCCCCATTATTCTTCGTCAAAGTCTACAATCCGAGAATCCTTTTCTGAAATCATAAAAAAGCCGAAATCCGTCACCATTGGTAGTGCGGTTGGGAGTATTATCGGCGTAATTCCTGGAGCAGGGGGGAATATCGCAAGTATTTTAGCCTATAACGAAGTTAAACGCTTTAGTAAAAATAAGGATCATTTTGGCAAAGGGAATAAGGATGGTATTATCGCGTCAGAAAGTGCAAACAATGCAATGGTCGGAGGTTCTTTGATTCCGTTGCTTACTTTAGGGATTCCAGGTTCTCCAACTGCTGCCATTTTCTTAGGAGGATTATTGATCCATGGCATATGGCCTGGACGAAGCTTATTTTTGGATAACGCACCTGTTGTATATACCTTTTTTTTAGGAATGATTGTCGCTCAAATATTACTTTTGATCATAGGGTTGGGGCTGATCCGATATTTGATCAAATTAAACAGGATCCCAGCTTATTTCTTAGCACCTATTATCATGGCTTTTTGTATCATTGGTGCATATGCAACCCAAAATAACCTGTTTGACATCTATACGATGGTATTTCTTGGAGTTTTGATATATCTCCTGCAAAAATTCGGGTTTTCACCTGCTCCAATTGCACTCGGTTTTATTTTAGGCCCGATTGCAGAGATCGGATTATTACAAGGCTTACGCGTTGGAGAGGCAAGCGGTTCTCCGTTGCTGTTTTTTTTCACTGGAACTTGGAATGTAGTGTTAATCGGATTGATATCAATCACAGTAGCGTATTCAATCTGGCAGATATACAAGAAAAGGTCCACGATTGAAAAAGAAAATCGAAAGGCATTTTCGTTTTCCAATTTACTTTCCGTCAGAGGGCTTAGCTGGATGTTCATTGTCATCACTACTACAATTGGCTTATGGTATGTTTGGGAACTTGATTTTGAACAAGGAATTTTCCCGAAAATAACGGTCGCGTTAATGCTTTTACTTGCCGTAATTCACTATCTCCAATATCCTTTTCGGTCTAAGAAAGTGTTGCAAAACCAAAAAAGGCATATTGAAGCTTCACGTATCATCTTCTTAGCTTTCCTTTGCGTGATCAGTTTAATAACGAATATCGTTGGGTTCTACATTCAAGTATTGGTTTTGATGATATCGGTTCCTCTTTATGTTTACCGCCAAAGAAACAAGAAGGCTCATTCTTTTCCTAAAATCATGATTGTTTCCATATCATTCACAGTTTTTATGTATATCATCTTCAGCGGTGTTGTAAAAGTACCTTTGCCTGCTGGGTTGTCACTTTTGATATCTGATCTTTTGATCAAGTGA
- a CDS encoding MFS transporter has product MTVFAIGSIPMIMTLGNSMLIPILPKMKSELNLTQFQVSLTITVFSIAAAIAIPLFGYLSDRFSRKAIIIPCLFLYGIGGLLAGLAAAWFSKAFFWIIAGRILQGLGAAGTSPIAMALTGDLFKGGRQSKVLGVVEASNGFGKVLSPILGSLLALLFWYAVFFAFPLFCVLSIVLAWIFIKEKPKKKAPPPPGKYVKGLFSVFKHEGRWLFTTYLVGATCLFTLFGILFYLSDVLEKKYHIDGVLKGAILAIPLLVLCTTSYITGSKIGKKLQLMKNLIVIGLLCMTASFSLLVFFDKLFLFISILAISSLGTGFVLPCLNSLITGSVGKARRGFVTSLYGSVRFLGVAGGPPIYGWLMGWSRTGMFWSTAGLTLVVAILSFTMIHPQKEGSDDAETTLFKKFQINAQTE; this is encoded by the coding sequence ATGACCGTTTTTGCAATAGGGTCAATCCCAATGATAATGACACTTGGGAATTCAATGTTGATCCCGATTTTACCCAAAATGAAGTCGGAGTTGAACCTCACACAGTTTCAAGTCAGCTTGACAATCACGGTCTTTTCAATAGCTGCAGCCATTGCTATTCCTTTATTCGGTTATTTATCCGATCGCTTTTCAAGAAAGGCGATCATAATCCCGTGTCTTTTTTTATATGGTATCGGTGGGCTTTTAGCTGGATTAGCAGCAGCATGGTTTTCAAAAGCGTTTTTTTGGATTATCGCTGGTCGGATTCTTCAAGGCCTTGGTGCTGCGGGAACGTCTCCGATAGCTATGGCATTGACAGGGGATTTATTTAAAGGGGGGAGACAAAGTAAAGTTCTAGGTGTTGTAGAGGCATCGAATGGGTTTGGAAAAGTTCTATCCCCCATTCTCGGTTCGCTTTTAGCTTTATTATTTTGGTATGCAGTTTTCTTTGCCTTTCCGCTGTTTTGTGTTCTCTCTATCGTATTAGCGTGGATTTTCATAAAGGAAAAACCGAAAAAAAAAGCACCCCCACCTCCGGGAAAATATGTAAAGGGTTTGTTCTCTGTTTTTAAACATGAAGGCAGGTGGCTTTTTACAACATATTTAGTCGGTGCTACCTGTCTTTTTACGTTATTCGGGATACTGTTTTACTTATCAGATGTATTAGAAAAAAAATATCATATCGATGGTGTACTTAAAGGAGCAATATTAGCAATACCGCTATTAGTCTTGTGTACAACTTCTTATATTACAGGAAGTAAAATCGGAAAAAAACTTCAACTTATGAAAAATCTGATTGTTATAGGGTTACTATGTATGACCGCGTCTTTTAGCTTGCTTGTTTTCTTCGACAAGCTTTTTCTATTCATCTCGATTTTAGCGATCAGCAGTCTTGGAACAGGATTTGTACTTCCGTGTTTAAACAGCCTTATAACAGGATCTGTTGGAAAAGCTCGCCGTGGATTTGTCACTTCCTTATATGGTTCCGTACGCTTTCTTGGTGTTGCTGGCGGTCCGCCGATTTACGGATGGTTGATGGGCTGGTCAAGAACAGGAATGTTTTGGTCGACTGCAGGACTGACACTAGTAGTCGCTATCCTGTCCTTTACAATGATACATCCACAAAAAGAAGGTTCAGACGATGCAGAAACAACACTATTTAAAAAATTTCAAATAAATGCACAGACCGAATAA
- a CDS encoding manganese catalase family protein, which yields MFFHVKELQYNAKPDRPDPVYAKKLQEILGGQFGEMTVTIQYLFQGWNCRAEQKYRDMLLDIGTEEMAHVEMIATMIAQLLDGAPVEEQEKAANDPVIGAVMGGMNPQHAIVSGLGATPTDSTGYPWNSRYTIASGNLLADFRANLNAESQGRLQVVRLYEMTDDPGVRDMLSFLIARDTMHQNQWMAAIQELMQKEKPVVPSTFNQEFEKQEVSYSFMNFSKGEESSEGLWAKGKSMDGQAEFEYVSDPQAMGQVPVLRPAPPHIHGTPPDSMNE from the coding sequence ATGTTTTTTCATGTCAAAGAACTTCAATATAATGCAAAACCGGATCGTCCTGATCCCGTATATGCTAAAAAGCTTCAGGAGATATTAGGTGGGCAATTTGGAGAAATGACCGTTACAATACAATATTTGTTTCAGGGTTGGAACTGTCGAGCTGAACAAAAATATCGCGATATGCTTTTAGATATTGGAACAGAGGAAATGGCGCATGTGGAAATGATCGCAACAATGATTGCACAGTTATTAGATGGTGCACCAGTGGAAGAACAAGAAAAAGCGGCAAACGATCCAGTCATTGGCGCCGTTATGGGGGGAATGAACCCACAGCATGCTATTGTATCAGGATTAGGTGCAACTCCGACAGATAGTACAGGCTATCCATGGAATTCCAGATATACCATTGCAAGTGGTAATCTTTTAGCTGATTTTCGAGCCAACTTAAATGCTGAATCCCAAGGACGTCTACAAGTTGTGCGATTATATGAAATGACCGATGATCCAGGCGTACGTGATATGTTATCTTTCCTTATTGCACGGGACACGATGCATCAAAACCAATGGATGGCAGCCATTCAGGAATTAATGCAAAAGGAAAAACCAGTTGTACCAAGTACGTTCAATCAGGAGTTTGAAAAACAAGAAGTTTCTTATTCATTTATGAATTTTTCAAAAGGTGAAGAAAGTAGTGAGGGTCTCTGGGCAAAAGGAAAAAGTATGGATGGTCAGGCTGAGTTTGAATATGTAAGTGATCCACAGGCTATGGGTCAAGTACCAGTCCTTCGTCCTGCCCCTCCACATATTCACGGAACGCCTCCAGACAGTATGAATGAATGA